In Triticum aestivum cultivar Chinese Spring chromosome 5B, IWGSC CS RefSeq v2.1, whole genome shotgun sequence, the following proteins share a genomic window:
- the LOC123111372 gene encoding long chain acyl-CoA synthetase 4: MKYLVQVAEGREAAPEEGGAPSSGPVYRCAAGAGGASPPAVPGLESCWDIFRLSAEKYPDNPMMGRREIVDGKAGKYTWVTYKEVYDTVIKVGASIRSCGINKGGRCGIYGGNSPEWVVSMQACNAHGIYCVPLYDTLGAGAIEFILCHAEVEIAFVEEKKIGEVLKTLPNATKFLKTIVSFGKVSPDQKEKVEQNGLSIYSWSEFVLKGDGAEEKYELPPKDKADICTIMYTSGTTGDPKGVLISNKSIITIVSAVDEFLRNSNEQIREDDVYISYLPLAHIFDRVIEEVFIHHGASIGFWRGDVKLLVEDIGELKPTIFCAVPRVLDRIYGGLQDKVSTGGFLKKTLFNVAYKYKQGNMIKGSKHEDAASIFDKLVFTKVKRGLGGRVRVILSGAAPLSNHVEEFLRVVTCSHVLQGYGLTETCAGSFVSLPNNMSMLGTVGPPVPYVEVRLESVPEMGYDALSKESPRGEICIRGDTLFSGYYKREDLTKEVLVDGWFHTGDIGEWQHDGSMKIVDRKKNIFKLSQGEYVAVENLENIFGQAPNVDSIWVYGNSFESCLVAVINPNKQGLERWAESNGVSGDFASICGDAKAKEFILEELSKTGKEKKLKGFEMIRAVHLEPVLFDMERDLITPTYKKKRPQLLKYYQGIIDDMYKSMK; encoded by the exons ATGAAGTACCTGGTGCAGGTGgcggaggggagggaggcggcgcccGAGGAGGGCGGCGCGCCGTCGTCCGGGCCCGTCTACCGctgcgccgccggcgccggcggggcgtCGCCGCCCGCCGTGCCGGGGCTCGAGTCATGCTGGGACATATTCCG TTTGTCTGCGGAAAAGTACCCTGACAACCCGATGATGGGCCGCCGTGAAATCGTGGACGGAAAG GCTGGCAAGTACACATGGGTGACTTACAAAGAAGTATACGACACTGTGATCAAGGTAGGGGCTTCAATCCGGAGCTGCGGCATCAACAAG GGAGGACGATGTGGTATCTATGGAGGCAATAGCCCTGAGTGGGTTGTCAGTATGCAG GCCTGCAATGCCCATGGCATTTACTGTGTTCCATTGTATGACACACTTG GTGCTGGGGCAATAGAATTTATATTGTGCCATGCAGAGGTCGAAATTGCTTTTGTggaggagaagaagattggagag GTACTCAAGACATTACCAAACGCGACCAAATTTTTGAAGA CCATCGTGAGCTTTGGTAAGGTCAGCCCCGATCAGAAGGAAAAGGTTGAGCAGAACGGATTGTCTATCTACTCATGGTCCGAGTTTGTGCTTAAG GGAGATGGGGCTGAAGAGAAGTATGAACTCCCTCCAAAGGATAAGGCTGACATATGCACGATAATGTATACCAGTGGAACAACTGGTGATCCAAAGGGAGTTTTAATCTCTAATAAGAGTATTATCACAATTGTTTCAGCAGTGGATGAGTTCCTTCGCAATTCAAATGAACAG ATTCGTGAGGATGATGTTTACATTTCTTATCTTCCGCTTGCCCACATATTTGACCGTGTGATTGAGGAGGTGTTCATTCACCACGGGGCCTCAATTGGATTTTGGCGTGGA GATGTCAAACTCTTGGTTGAAGACATTGGAGAACTCAAGCCAACAATATTCTGTGCTGTTCCACGTGTGCTAGACAGAATCTATGGAG GACTTCAAGATAAAGTCTCAACTGGTGGTTTCCTAAAGAAAACATTGTTCAATGTTGCGTACAAATA CAAACAAGGGAACATGATAAAAGGAAGCAAGCATGAAGATGCTGCTTCTATTTTCGACAAACTAGTATTCACCAAG GTGAAACGAGGATTAGGTGGTAGAGTGCGAGTAATTTTATCTGGTGCAGCTCCTCTATCTAATCATGTCGAGGAGTTTCTGCGTGTCGTTACATGCTCTCATGTTCTTCAAGGCTATG GTCTCACAGAGACCTGTGCTGGGTCTTTTGTTTCGTTGCCAAACAACATGTCCATGCTGGGAACTGTCGGCCCTCCTGTCCCATACGTTGAAGTACGCTTAGAGTCTGTTCCTGAGATGGGGTATGATGCATTATCAAAAGAATCACCTCGTGGGGAGATTTGCATCAGAGGGGACACCTTGTTCTCAGGATACTATAAGCGAGAAGACCTCACCAAGGAAGTCTTGGTCGATGGCTGGTTCCACACAG GAGACATTGGTGAGTGGCAGCATGATGGAAGCATGAAGATCGTCGACCGCAAGAAAAACATCTTCAAGCTTTCCCAAGGAGAATATGTCGCGGTTGAGAATCTAGAGAACATATTTGGTCAAGCTCCTAATGTTGATTCG ATTTGGGTGTACGGAAACAGCTTTGAATCATGCCTGGTTGCGGtgatcaaccccaacaagcaagGTCTGGAACGATGGGCTGAGTCCAACGGGGTTAGCGGAGACTTTGCCTCGATATGCGGAGATGCTAAAGCGAAAGAGTTCATCTTGGAAGAACTGAGCAAAACTGGCAAAGAGAAGAAG CTCAAAGGCTTTGAGATGATCAGGGCTGTTCATCTGGAGCCAGTGCTCTTTGACATGGAGCGCGACCTAATCACCCCCACTTACAAGAAGAAGCGGCCGCAGCTCCTCAAATATTATCAG GGCATCATTGACGACATGTATAAGAGCATGAAGTAG
- the LOC123115982 gene encoding biogenesis of lysosome-related organelles complex 1 subunit 1 isoform X2: MTGRGRRELRPLSKKKKKKRERERERELRSEKMEGAKAAAGPAAGGQLESALLHIMQQHHHQSLRQRQQTERAKKDALRSAARLAGHLVEAVDGGVQELFVNEKRIELEARALLGTIARYRKQSDQWLAATNAVNSILKEIGDFENWMKIMDFDCKSINAAIRNIHRS, encoded by the exons ATGACGGGACGAGGAAGACGAGAGCTCAGACCGTtgtccaaaaagaaaaagaaaaagagagagagagagagagagagagagctcagatCGGAGAAGATGGAAGGAGCCAAGGCAGCGGCGGGGCCGGCGGCAGGTGGGCAGCTGGAATCGGCGCTCCTCCACATCATGCAGCAACACCACCACCAATCCCTCCGCCAGCGCCAACAAACCG AGAGGGCGAAGAAGGACGCCCTGCGGAGCGCGGCGCGGCTCGCCGGTCATCTCGTGGAGGCCGTCGACGGCGGGGTGCAGGAGCTCTTCGTCAACGAGAAGCGCATCGAGCTCGAGGCCCGCGCGCTGCTCGGGACCATCGCGCGGTACAGGAAGCAGAGCGACCAGTGGCTCGCCGCCACCAACGCGGTCAACTCGATCCTCAAG GAAATCGGAGACTTTGAAAACTGGATGAAGATCATGGATTTTGACTGTAAAAGTATAAATGCAGCCATTCGTAACATTCATCGGTCATGA
- the LOC123115982 gene encoding biogenesis of lysosome-related organelles complex 1 subunit 1 isoform X1, translated as MTGRGRRELRPLSKKKKKKRERERERELRSEKMEGAKAAAGPAAGGQLESALLHIMQQHHHQSLRQRQQTERAKKDALRSAARLAGHLVEAVDGGVQELFVNEKRIELEARALLGTIARYRKQSDQWLAATNAVNSILKVCVLCCCPPFLLCSCLIRRFLHYYYVLLLLQNGCA; from the exons ATGACGGGACGAGGAAGACGAGAGCTCAGACCGTtgtccaaaaagaaaaagaaaaagagagagagagagagagagagagagctcagatCGGAGAAGATGGAAGGAGCCAAGGCAGCGGCGGGGCCGGCGGCAGGTGGGCAGCTGGAATCGGCGCTCCTCCACATCATGCAGCAACACCACCACCAATCCCTCCGCCAGCGCCAACAAACCG AGAGGGCGAAGAAGGACGCCCTGCGGAGCGCGGCGCGGCTCGCCGGTCATCTCGTGGAGGCCGTCGACGGCGGGGTGCAGGAGCTCTTCGTCAACGAGAAGCGCATCGAGCTCGAGGCCCGCGCGCTGCTCGGGACCATCGCGCGGTACAGGAAGCAGAGCGACCAGTGGCTCGCCGCCACCAACGCGGTCAACTCGATCCTCAAGGTGTGTGTGCTCTGCTGCTGTCCTCCATTTCTCTTGTGTTCTTGTTTAATACGCAGGTTTTTACATTATTATTACGTATTATTGTTGTTACAAAATGGATGTGCCTAA